Below is a window of Anaeromicrobium sediminis DNA.
ACTACTACTTTAAAATTACAAGAAGATGAAGTGAAAATGAAGAGATTTGGAACTACTTCATCAGATATGGTCTTTAAAGTGAAAGAAAGATATACTACTAAGTATAATACTCCATATGGCGATTTTAAAATGGAGATATATACTAAAAAAATAGATCGACAAATAGATGAAGATCAAAAGGGAAATATATACGTAGAATATATGATGAGTATACAAGGCCTTATGGAAAGTACTAATAAATTAAATATTTCCATAATGTAGCTATTAAAGGTTGTTCGTTAATTGTCATTCATAATATTATTAAGTAATAACGACTGACCATTAACCATCAACTTATTTAACATAAGTGACGAAAATTAAGCACTGCTGACAAAAAATCGGCATTAGAAGGTGGAAGTATGAATAACATTTTTTCAAAAGAGAATATTGAAATAATATTAGATTATGTGGATGAAGGAATACAGATAATCGATTCTAAAGGATATATAAAATATTATAATAAGGCTGCGTCAGAGCTAGATGATATTAATAAGTATGATATGATAGGGAAACATGTTTTGGAAGTATACCCGTCCTTATCTCCCCAGACTAGTACATTACTAAGGTCTATAGAAAAGGGAGTAGCCATATTTGATACTCAGCAATCCTTTAAGAATTATAAGGGAAAGGATATAACCACTATAAACTCATCCTTTCCCATAAAAGTAAAGCAAAAGGTAATTGGAGCCATTGAAATCTCTCGTAATATTACGGCTGTAAAGGCCTTGTCAGAGAGGGTAATAGATTTACAAGAACAGTTATATGATAAGAAGCAGAAAGTTAAAACCAATGTGAATGAAGCTAAGTATAACTTGTATGACATAATAGGTGAGAGTGAACAAATGCTAAAGGCAAAGACTTTAGCTGTGAAGGCTTCTAAATCCTCATCTCCTATACTCATATATGGACAAACGGGAACGGGAAAAGAATTATTTGTCCAATCTATTCATAACAAAAGTTGTAGACGTAATAAACCATTTATAGTTCAAAATTGTGGTGCATTGCCTAGTACCCTTTTAGAAAGTATACTATTTGGAACGGTGAAAGGTGGATTTACAGGAGCTAGTGATAGACCTGGATTGTTTGAACTTGCCAATGGGGGAACATTATTTTTAGATGAAATAAATTCTATGCCCCTAGAGCTTCAAGTGAAGTTACTAAGAGTAATACAAGATGGTAATATAAGAAGGGTTGGAGATGTTAAAACTAGACATGTGGATGTTAGAATAATAGCTGCTACTAATGAGGATCCACTAACTGTAGTGGAGAGTAGAAGGATGCGACAAGATCTATACTATAGATTAAATGTAATTGGATTAAAACTACCTCTTTTAAAGGAAAGAAAGGGAGATATGGCCCTTTTAGTAGATTTTTTTATAAAAAAATATAATGATAAACTACAAAAAAGTTTTACAGGGGTAGAGCCTCAAGTCTTTGATATATTTGAAAAGCACGATTGGCCAGGAAACGTAAGGGAACTTGAAAATGTTATAGAGGGAATAATGAATTTAGAAGAAGGGCCCATTATAAATATAGATTCACTACCCTATGTGTTTGAAAAATATAAGGATAGTAATGACAAAATAGAGAATACTAAAGTAGTACCTATCATTGTGGGAAATCTAAAAGAATCCTTAGAAAACTTTGAGAAAAGCCTAATTGAACAGGCTTTAAAGAAATATGATAATAATATAAGTCATGCGGCTAAGGAATTGAGAATACCAAGGCAAACCCTTCAATATAAAATAAAGAAGTATATTGGACATGATTATTAAGTAGTGCCTAAAATTAGGCACTGTTTTTTTTGAAATAAGTGATCAATTACAATATAATCAAATAAAGAGGAAAGGGATTTCCTCTTTATTTAGGATTTTATTTAGAGGGAAAAAATGTACATATGTTGAAAAATGGAGAAAAACTGAAGAAATATGTAGAAAAAACAGGAAAAGCTTTTCAAAGTTGGCACGCATGTTGCATTAATAAATTGCGAACAATGACATGTCAAAAATAAATTTACTTACAAGACAATAGCGTATTGCATTGTTAAAGTATAAACAACATTTTATTTAAAATATTAAAGTGTATATAGTCAAGGAGGAATTACGAAATGAAAAAAGGATGTCCATACGGAACGCACAGAGTTATTGAGCCAAAGGGTGCGTTACCACAACCAGCAAAGAAAATTGACAACACTATGGAAATTTATGACAACGAAATTTTAATTGATGTTCAAACATTAAACATCGATTCTGCAAGTTTTACTCAAATAAAAGAAGAAGCAGATGGAGACGTAGAAAAGATTAAAGAAATAATGAAGGGTATAGTAGCTGAAAGAGGAAAGCATCAAAACCCAGTAACTGGTTCTGGTGGAATGTTAATCGGAACAGTTGCAAAAATAGGACCTGCATTAGAAGGAAAGACAGACTTAAAAGTTGGAGATAAATTAGCTACATTAGTATCATTATCATTAACTCCACTTGTTATAGACGAAATAACAGAAGTAAGAAAGAACATAGACCAAGTAGACATTAAAGGTCAAGCTATATTATTTGAAACTGGAATCTACGCTGTACTTCCAAACGATATTCCAGAAAACCTTGCTTTATCTGCACTTGACGTGGCAGGAGCACCAGCTCAAACAGCTAAGTTAGTAAGACCTGGAGATACTGTATTAGTAATTGGTGGAGCAGGAAAATCAGGAATGTTATGTTGCTACGAAGCTAAGAGAAGAGCAGGAGTTACAGGAAAAGTAATTTGCTTAGGACATAGCGAAAAGAGCTTAGCAATTGCAAAAAGAGGAAACATTGCAGATTACTATATTGCAGCAGATGCTACTAAGCCAGTTGAAATGATGGAAAAAATAAGCGAAATAACTAACGGACAAATGGCAGACGTAACAATTAACAACGTAAACGTGCCAAACACAGAAATGTCAAGTATCTTAGCTACTAAGACTGACGGAACTATTTACTTCTTCAGTATGGCTACAAGCTTCACTAAAGCAGCATTAGGAGCAGAAGGTGTAGGATCAGATGTTAACATGATCATGGGTAATGGATACACTAAAGGACATGCAGAGGTTACTCTTCAAATATTAAGAGACAGTAAAGAAATAAGAGATATTTACGAAGAATTATACGCATAATTTAAATAGACATAATAGATATTTTAGGAGGTTTTTATACGATGAGAAGCTACAAAGAGATCGAAATGTGGAAAGACGTTACAGATGAGCAGTGGAATGACTGGAGATGGCAAATTAAAAACAGAATTACTACTTTAGAAGACTTAAAGAAAGTAGTTAACTTAACAGAAGAAGAAGAAGCTGGAATCATAAAGTCATTAGAAATCTTAAGAATGGGTATTACACCTTACTATGCATCTTTAATGGATGAAAATGATCCAAACTGTCCAGTAAGACTGCAAGCAGTTCCAAACATGGTAGAAACTCATAAGACAGATGCTGATATGGACGATCCTCTTCATGAAGATGGAGATTCTCCAGTACCAGGACTTACTCATAGATATCCAGATAGAGTATTATTACTTATCACAGATATGTGTTCAATGTACTGTCGTCACTGTACAAGAAGAAGATTTGCAGGACAAAATGACGATGCTATGCCACTAGACAAGATTGATAAGGCAATCGAGTACATTAAAAATACTCCACAAGTTAGAGACGTATTATTATCAGGTGGAGATGCTTTATGTGTAAGTGATGAGACATTAGAGTACATCATCAAGAAATTAAGAGACATCGAGCATGTACAAATCGTAAGAATCGGATCTAGAACTCCAGTTGTATTACCTCAAAGAATTACACCAGAGTTAGTAAACATGCTTAAGAAGTATCACCCAGTATGGTTAAACACTCACTTTAACCACTCAAAAGAAATTACTCCAGAAACAAGACGTGCAGCTACATTAATGGCTGATGCTGGAATTCCTTTAGGAAACCAATCAGTATTATTAAGAGGAGTAAATGACTGTGTACACATTATGAGAAACTTAGTACACGACTTAGTAGCTATGAGAATTAGACCATACTACATCTATCAATGTGACTTATCTACTGGTATTGAGCACTTTAGAACACCAGTATCTAAGGGTATTGAAATCATTGAAGGATTAAGAGGACATACTTCTGGATATGCAGTTCCAACATTTGTTGTTGATGCACCAGGTGGTGGTGGTAAGACTCCAGTAATGCCACAATATGTAATCTCTCAATCTCCAAAGAGAGTAGTACTTAGAAACTTTGAAGGTGTTGTAACTACTTATACAGAGCCTGCTGCATACAAAGATGAGTGTCAATGTGAAGTATGCAAGTCTGAAAAAGGACATACAATAACAGGTGTAGGTGGATTATTACAAGGAAACCAAGTAGCACTTGAGCCAGTTGACTTAGATAGAAAGAAAAGAAACCAAAAGTAAAGACATTTGTGGGAATGCTAATAGTTAAAGGTTAAGGATATGGTGTTTAGAGTTAAAGGGGTTTTTCTTTAAACACTAAACCTTAAACCCTGAACTATAATTTACACACCTATGATTTATTCATATTTTTAAGGAGGCAATTAATTATAATGAACTTACTTGAGCTTATTCATGGTAAATATAAAGTCATATCTGTAGTGGGAATGGCAAAAAATTCAGGGAAAACAGTAACTTTAAATCAACTCATCGATGAATGCATGGAAAAACAAGTTAAAGTTGGTATTACTTCCACAGGCCGAGATGGAGAAAGAGAAGATTTAGTTACTTCCACTGAAAAACCCATGATATATGTGGATACGGATACCATATTAGCCACTTCAGAGGCCACTTTGAAATTATGTGAAGCTAAGCTTGAGATATTAGAAGTTACTAATATAAACACATCTATGGGAAAGATAGTTATGGTTAAAACTAAAAGCCCCGGATATGTGCAAGTTGCTGGACCTAATACGAATTATCATATTAAAGAAGTGTGTAATAAGCTTCTAGCATATGGAGCGGATCTTGTTATAGTGGACGGAGCGATAGATAGAAAATCATCTGCTTCTCCATCTATTACAGAAGCTACCATATTGGCTACTGGTGCAGTGTTAAGTAGAGACATGAATAAGGTCATTGAAAAAACCATGCATCAAGTACAATTGTTTTCTTTAGAAAAAATAGATGATAACATTATTTATGACATGGCAAAGAGTGCCATTAGTGAGAAAAAGTACATTATTATTGATGAAAATTATGATGAGTATAGATTAGA
It encodes the following:
- a CDS encoding DUF1934 domain-containing protein → MKNVMVRIEGSQRGVDGEENTMEFITEGKQYIKNGAMYLVYKESEISGMEGSTTTLKLQEDEVKMKRFGTTSSDMVFKVKERYTTKYNTPYGDFKMEIYTKKIDRQIDEDQKGNIYVEYMMSIQGLMESTNKLNISIM
- a CDS encoding sigma-54 interaction domain-containing protein produces the protein MNNIFSKENIEIILDYVDEGIQIIDSKGYIKYYNKAASELDDINKYDMIGKHVLEVYPSLSPQTSTLLRSIEKGVAIFDTQQSFKNYKGKDITTINSSFPIKVKQKVIGAIEISRNITAVKALSERVIDLQEQLYDKKQKVKTNVNEAKYNLYDIIGESEQMLKAKTLAVKASKSSSPILIYGQTGTGKELFVQSIHNKSCRRNKPFIVQNCGALPSTLLESILFGTVKGGFTGASDRPGLFELANGGTLFLDEINSMPLELQVKLLRVIQDGNIRRVGDVKTRHVDVRIIAATNEDPLTVVESRRMRQDLYYRLNVIGLKLPLLKERKGDMALLVDFFIKKYNDKLQKSFTGVEPQVFDIFEKHDWPGNVRELENVIEGIMNLEEGPIINIDSLPYVFEKYKDSNDKIENTKVVPIIVGNLKESLENFEKSLIEQALKKYDNNISHAAKELRIPRQTLQYKIKKYIGHDY
- the kdd gene encoding L-erythro-3,5-diaminohexanoate dehydrogenase, with amino-acid sequence MKKGCPYGTHRVIEPKGALPQPAKKIDNTMEIYDNEILIDVQTLNIDSASFTQIKEEADGDVEKIKEIMKGIVAERGKHQNPVTGSGGMLIGTVAKIGPALEGKTDLKVGDKLATLVSLSLTPLVIDEITEVRKNIDQVDIKGQAILFETGIYAVLPNDIPENLALSALDVAGAPAQTAKLVRPGDTVLVIGGAGKSGMLCCYEAKRRAGVTGKVICLGHSEKSLAIAKRGNIADYYIAADATKPVEMMEKISEITNGQMADVTINNVNVPNTEMSSILATKTDGTIYFFSMATSFTKAALGAEGVGSDVNMIMGNGYTKGHAEVTLQILRDSKEIRDIYEELYA
- the kamA gene encoding lysine 2,3-aminomutase — translated: MRSYKEIEMWKDVTDEQWNDWRWQIKNRITTLEDLKKVVNLTEEEEAGIIKSLEILRMGITPYYASLMDENDPNCPVRLQAVPNMVETHKTDADMDDPLHEDGDSPVPGLTHRYPDRVLLLITDMCSMYCRHCTRRRFAGQNDDAMPLDKIDKAIEYIKNTPQVRDVLLSGGDALCVSDETLEYIIKKLRDIEHVQIVRIGSRTPVVLPQRITPELVNMLKKYHPVWLNTHFNHSKEITPETRRAATLMADAGIPLGNQSVLLRGVNDCVHIMRNLVHDLVAMRIRPYYIYQCDLSTGIEHFRTPVSKGIEIIEGLRGHTSGYAVPTFVVDAPGGGGKTPVMPQYVISQSPKRVVLRNFEGVVTTYTEPAAYKDECQCEVCKSEKGHTITGVGGLLQGNQVALEPVDLDRKKRNQK
- the kamB gene encoding lysine 5,6-aminomutase reactivase subunit KamB: MNLLELIHGKYKVISVVGMAKNSGKTVTLNQLIDECMEKQVKVGITSTGRDGEREDLVTSTEKPMIYVDTDTILATSEATLKLCEAKLEILEVTNINTSMGKIVMVKTKSPGYVQVAGPNTNYHIKEVCNKLLAYGADLVIVDGAIDRKSSASPSITEATILATGAVLSRDMNKVIEKTMHQVQLFSLEKIDDNIIYDMAKSAISEKKYIIIDENYDEYRLDIKTALNSGNIIGNHLDEKSRYVIMGGSLVTSTLKQIMKTSTNYKNVTFVVSDPTKIFVDSKDYMYFKKMGIQIKTLDSIIPLAVTINPYAPQGYYFDPKDFLENMKRFLNPVPVIDVVLGGE